One Pseudorhodoplanes sinuspersici DNA segment encodes these proteins:
- a CDS encoding dienelactone hydrolase family protein, translating to MTVERIQYQAGGVTGNGALVWNEKVSGKRPLLLVMPNWLGVTETIIDRAAKMAGDKYIAFVACMYGEGKTCEGPAEATEWMTKVRQDRVEGRARVNAALQTLIAEAEKRGIGDSSKKAAVGFCFGGGNVLELARSGAELDAAVSLHGDLATTMPAKKGDIKAAIFVLHGTKDPVSGKADRDALETELDGAGANWQILDFGGRLHSFTEEEADMPGVAEYNAGAAHQAYRMLDDFIQDAFAKKL from the coding sequence GTGACTGTTGAACGAATTCAATATCAAGCCGGCGGCGTCACCGGAAACGGTGCGCTGGTCTGGAACGAGAAGGTCAGCGGCAAACGTCCGCTTTTGCTGGTCATGCCGAACTGGCTCGGCGTGACCGAGACCATCATCGACCGCGCCGCAAAAATGGCAGGCGACAAATACATCGCCTTCGTCGCCTGCATGTATGGTGAGGGCAAGACCTGCGAGGGGCCGGCGGAAGCCACCGAGTGGATGACCAAGGTGCGTCAGGATCGGGTCGAGGGCCGCGCCCGCGTCAATGCGGCGCTGCAGACCCTGATCGCGGAGGCCGAGAAGCGCGGCATCGGCGATTCATCGAAGAAGGCCGCGGTCGGTTTCTGCTTCGGCGGCGGCAATGTGCTGGAGCTCGCCCGCAGCGGCGCCGAGCTGGACGCGGCCGTCTCGTTGCATGGCGATCTCGCCACCACGATGCCGGCCAAGAAGGGCGACATCAAAGCTGCGATCTTCGTCCTGCATGGCACCAAGGACCCGGTCTCCGGCAAGGCCGATCGCGATGCGCTGGAAACGGAGCTCGATGGCGCCGGCGCCAACTGGCAGATCCTCGATTTCGGCGGCCGCCTCCATTCCTTCACCGAGGAAGAAGCCGATATGCCGGGGGTGGCAGAATACAACGCCGGGGCCGCGCACCAAGCCTACCGGATGCTGGATGATTTCATCCAGGATGCCTTCGCCAAAAAGTTGTGA
- a CDS encoding thioesterase family protein produces MLDRADFEPVFFAPFVSSVMTVEPAWIDFNGHLNMAYYNVLFDRGLDELYNLAGLGQRYLQERKHSFFTAEVHIRYLRELQEGAPVRVTFQLPISIRSGCTSFSSFSTRPRVGFRRRRRTCRCISTCLQKRPRLSRRTSQSAWAKCGSRTPVCHGPKLSAGASRCRRRRERQIFSRPMPLQYD; encoded by the coding sequence ATGCTCGATCGCGCAGATTTCGAACCGGTTTTCTTTGCTCCCTTCGTCTCGTCGGTGATGACCGTCGAGCCGGCCTGGATTGATTTCAACGGCCACCTGAACATGGCCTATTACAATGTGCTGTTCGATCGCGGCCTCGACGAACTCTACAATCTTGCAGGGCTGGGGCAGCGTTATCTGCAGGAGCGCAAGCATTCCTTCTTCACCGCCGAAGTCCATATCCGCTATCTGCGCGAATTGCAGGAGGGCGCGCCCGTGCGGGTGACGTTCCAGTTGCCGATTTCGATACGAAGCGGATGCACTTCTTTCAGCAGCTTTTCCACGCGACCGAGGGTTGGGTTTCGGCGACGTCGGAGAACCTGTCGCTGCATATCGACATGTCTGCAAAAAAGACCGCGCCTTTCCCGCCGGACGTCGCAAAGCGCTTGGGCGAAGTGCGGAAGTCGCACGCCCGTCTGCCACGGCCCGAAGCTGTCGGCCGGCGCATCGCGATGCCGGAGAAGGCGTGAGCGCCAAATTTTCTCTCGGCCCATGCCGCTCCAGTATGATTGA
- a CDS encoding FAD-binding oxidoreductase, with amino-acid sequence MAFAAEAKTTSIPARDPRATAAAIAELAAHFGNRLVTSQAVREQHGNTMTWIDNQAPDAVVFPQETADVQAAVRICAKHGVPVIPFGAGTSLEGQINAPQGGVSIDFRDMNRILAVHTEDLDCVIEPGVTRKLLNEHLRDQGLFFPIDPGADASLGGMAATRASGTNAVRYGTMKDNVLSLKVVKADGEIMTTATRARKSSSGYDLTRLMVGSEGTLGVITEITLKLHGIPEAISAGICPFPSVEAACNATILTIQSGIPIARIELLDEVQVKASNAYSKLSLPETPLLLVEFHGTETGVAEQSQRFGEIAEELGGGPFEWATKAEDRTRLWQARHDGYFAACSLRPGAKSLATDVCVPISRLAECVTETQRDVQEAKLVAPIVGHVGDGNFHVALMVEPSDPVEMKAVKIFLERLTERALRMGGTCTGEHGVGQGKMKYLLAEHGAPALAAMKAIKLALDPQNIMNPSKMLPPD; translated from the coding sequence ATGGCGTTTGCGGCCGAAGCGAAAACGACCTCCATCCCGGCGCGCGATCCGCGCGCGACTGCAGCCGCCATCGCGGAACTCGCAGCCCATTTCGGTAACCGGCTCGTCACCTCGCAGGCGGTCCGCGAGCAGCATGGCAATACAATGACCTGGATCGACAACCAGGCGCCGGATGCGGTGGTTTTCCCGCAGGAGACCGCTGACGTGCAGGCGGCGGTCCGGATCTGCGCGAAGCATGGGGTGCCGGTCATCCCCTTCGGAGCTGGAACCTCGCTCGAGGGCCAGATCAATGCGCCACAGGGCGGGGTCAGCATCGATTTCCGCGACATGAACCGGATTCTCGCCGTGCATACAGAGGATCTGGATTGCGTGATCGAGCCCGGCGTGACCCGCAAGCTGCTGAACGAGCACCTGCGGGACCAAGGCCTGTTTTTTCCGATTGATCCGGGCGCCGATGCCTCGCTCGGCGGCATGGCCGCGACCCGCGCATCCGGCACCAATGCGGTGCGTTACGGCACCATGAAAGACAACGTGCTGTCGCTGAAGGTCGTCAAGGCTGACGGCGAGATCATGACCACGGCGACCCGCGCGCGGAAATCGTCGTCCGGCTATGACCTGACGCGACTGATGGTCGGTTCGGAAGGCACCCTCGGCGTGATTACGGAAATCACGCTCAAATTACACGGCATTCCGGAGGCAATTTCCGCAGGAATCTGCCCGTTTCCGTCGGTTGAGGCCGCCTGTAACGCGACCATTCTCACCATTCAGTCCGGCATTCCGATCGCCCGCATCGAACTCCTGGACGAGGTCCAGGTGAAGGCCAGCAACGCCTATTCCAAGCTGAGTCTGCCGGAGACGCCGCTGCTGCTGGTGGAATTTCACGGCACCGAAACCGGGGTTGCCGAGCAGTCCCAGCGTTTTGGTGAGATCGCGGAGGAGCTTGGCGGCGGCCCGTTCGAATGGGCGACCAAGGCAGAGGACCGGACGCGCCTTTGGCAGGCCCGCCATGACGGCTATTTCGCTGCATGTTCGTTGCGGCCGGGAGCAAAATCGCTCGCGACCGATGTCTGTGTGCCGATTTCCCGTCTCGCCGAATGCGTGACCGAGACCCAGCGCGACGTACAGGAGGCAAAGCTGGTGGCGCCGATCGTCGGTCACGTCGGCGACGGCAATTTCCATGTGGCGCTGATGGTCGAGCCGTCAGACCCTGTCGAGATGAAAGCGGTCAAGATTTTCCTCGAACGTTTGACGGAGCGGGCACTGCGTATGGGGGGAACCTGCACCGGCGAGCACGGGGTCGGACAGGGGAAAATGAAGTATCTTCTGGCCGAGCATGGCGCGCCGGCCCTCGCGGCCATGAAGGCCATCAAGCTTGCGCTCGATCCGCAAAACATCATGAATCCCAGCAAGATGCTGCCGCCGGACTGA